A single region of the Xiphophorus maculatus strain JP 163 A chromosome 3, X_maculatus-5.0-male, whole genome shotgun sequence genome encodes:
- the LOC102224988 gene encoding C-type lectin domain family 4 member G-like: MKNCGDNDSNPTHNDNREAQEERSGLPNSCLFWGCLWISSILVAGSIVYMNVNMSEQQGSIKDLTTEQKQLTDEIKMVKLSQMSREREELIREREEVTRRREEVTRRREEVTRRREELNQKRDELNREREEVTRRREELNQKRDELNQEREEVARKTEEVTQEAEEVTRKTEEVTRKTEEVTREAAELKWTLGFFQKFDIFSINNYCPAKRCKPCLHDWIFFQKKCYLFYNEAAPWKTWEQSRRFCQDRRADLVVIDDLQEQEFVSKHVKSYFDIQWGYWLGLQQTNNTWTWVDGRVDTLGFWMKEELKPAGPKAGLMPGRNPSESWNKADSFFQNKFICEHEAFQSLW, translated from the exons ATGAAGAACTGCGGGGACAATGACTCCAATCCTACACACAATGACAATC GTGAAGCACAAGAAGAAAGATCAGGACTCCCTAACTCTTGTCTGTTTTGGGGGTGTTTGTGGATTTCTTCTATCCTGGTAGCTGGATCAATCGTCTACA tgaATGTAAACATGAGCGAGCAGCAGGGAAGTATTAAAGACCTTacaacagaacaaaagcaactGACTGACGAAATAAAGATGGTGAAGCTGAGCCAAATGAGTCGAGAGAGAGAAGAGCTGATCCGAGAAAGAGAGGAGGTGACCCGAAGGAGAGAGGAGGTCACCCGAAGGAGAGAGGAGGTGACCCGAAGGAGAGAGGAGTTGAACCAAAAGAGAGATGAGCTGAACcgagagagagaggaggtgaCCCGAAGGAGAGAGGAGTTGAACCAAAAGAGAGATGAGCTGAACCAAGAGAGAGAGGAGGTGGCCCGAAAGACAGAGGAGGTGACCCAAGAGGCGGAGGAGGTGACCCGAAAGACAGAGGAGGTGACCCGAAAGACAGAGGAGGTGACCCGAGAGGCGGCGGAGCTGAAATGGACCCTGGGATTCTTCCAGAAGTTTGACATCTTTTCAATTAATAACTACTGTCCTGCCAAAA GATGTAAGCCGTGCCTGCATGACTGGATTTTCTTTCAGAAGAAATGCTACCTGTTTTACAACGAAGCAGCTCCTTGGAAGACCTGGGAACAAAGTCGAAGGTTCTGTCAGGACAGACGAGCAGATTTGGTTGTAATTGATGATCTGCAGGAGCAG GAATTTGTCAGCAAACATGTCAAATCCTACTTTGATATTCAGTGGGGATACTGGCTGGGGTTACAACAAACTAACAACACCTGGACCTGGGTGGATGGACGTGTAGACACGCTCGG GTTCTGGATGAAGGAGGAGCTCAAACCTGCAGGACCAAAAGCCGGGCTGATGCCAGGAAGAAATCCCTCAGAGAGCTGGAACAAAGCAGACAGTTTCTTCCAGAACAAATTCATCTGTGAGCACGAAGCTTTCCAAAG TCTCTGGTGA
- the LOC111608042 gene encoding CD209 antigen-like isoform X2 — MGSSKDDDSDPTLGSTNGEKEEDELPSPFQSRLFLACLGIFVVLAAGAIIYMGITMTVQQDSINYLTTEKKKLIKEKKMIKFRRLDQMSQEGEEMFRNKEELDRVRAEMSRAMEDIGHLSAEKENVLLKRDTLSQLRAERTKVSQVKDELSQEKHKLNLERDELTQQINKLSQEREELRESLEFIQKFDTFSVKDNCLNKICKPCTGDWILFKKKCYLFYDKPAPWKTWEESRTLCKKRGADLVVINDLEEQEFVSKHIKYYHSEYHGYWMGLQKVNNTWTWVDGQRDTLGIQYVTIRGRRTA, encoded by the exons ATGGGGAGCAGCAAGGATGATGACTCCGATCCTACACTGGGTAGCACAAATG gtgaaaaagaagaagatgaacTACCATCACCCTTTCAGTCTCGTCTGTTCTTGGCGTGTTTGGGGATTTTTGTTGTCCTGGCAGCTGGAGCAATCATCTACA TGGGCATAACGATGACAGTGCAACAGGACAGTATCAATTACCTtacaacagaaaagaagaaactgattaaggaaaaaaagatgattaaGTTCCGCAGGTTGGACCAAATGAGCCAAGAGGGAGAGGAGATGTTCAGAAATAAAGAGGAGCTGGACCGAGTGAGAGCTGAGATGAGTCGGGCGATGGAAGACATAGGACATCTGAGTgcagaaaaggaaaatgttttgctcaaGAGAGACACTCTGAGTCAACTGAGAGCGGAGCGTACCAAAGTGAGCCAAGTGAAAGATGAGCTGAGCCAGGAGAAACATAAGCTGAATCTAGAGAGAGATGAGCTGACCCAACAGATTAATAAGCTGAGCCAAGAGAGAGAAGAGCTGAGGGAGAGTCTGGAATTCATCCAgaagtttgacacattttcagttaaagACAACTGCCTCAACAAAA TATGTAAGCCCTGCACAGGTGACTGGATTCTCTTCAAGAAAAAATGCTACCTGTTTTACGACAAACCAGCTCCTTGGAAGACCTGGGAAGAAAGTCGAACGCTCTGTAAGAAAAGAGGAGCAGATTTGGTTGTTATTAATGATCTGGAGGAGCAG gaaTTTGTCAGTAAACATATCAAGTACTACCATAGTGAATACCATGGATACTGGATGGGATTACAGAAAGTTAACAACACCTGGACCTGGGTTGATGGACAAAGAGACACTCTAGG GATTCAATATGTCACAATAAGGGGCCGAAGAACGGCTTGA
- the LOC111608042 gene encoding CD209 antigen-like isoform X1 produces the protein MGSSKDDDSDPTLGSTNGEKEEDELPSPFQSRLFLACLGIFVVLAAGAIIYMGITMTVQQDSINYLTTEKKKLIKEKKMIKFRRLDQMSQEGEEMFRNKEELDRVRAEMSRAMEDIGHLSAEKENVLLKRDTLSQLRAERTKVSQVKDELSQEKHKLNLERDELTQQINKLSQEREELRESLEFIQKFDTFSVKDNCLNKICKPCTGDWILFKKKCYLFYDKPAPWKTWEESRTLCKKRGADLVVINDLEEQEFVSKHIKYYHSEYHGYWMGLQKVNNTWTWVDGQRDTLGFWAKNTVTSPGPKALVIPSQNPSESWKKENNVFMNKFICEHKARLRSN, from the exons ATGGGGAGCAGCAAGGATGATGACTCCGATCCTACACTGGGTAGCACAAATG gtgaaaaagaagaagatgaacTACCATCACCCTTTCAGTCTCGTCTGTTCTTGGCGTGTTTGGGGATTTTTGTTGTCCTGGCAGCTGGAGCAATCATCTACA TGGGCATAACGATGACAGTGCAACAGGACAGTATCAATTACCTtacaacagaaaagaagaaactgattaaggaaaaaaagatgattaaGTTCCGCAGGTTGGACCAAATGAGCCAAGAGGGAGAGGAGATGTTCAGAAATAAAGAGGAGCTGGACCGAGTGAGAGCTGAGATGAGTCGGGCGATGGAAGACATAGGACATCTGAGTgcagaaaaggaaaatgttttgctcaaGAGAGACACTCTGAGTCAACTGAGAGCGGAGCGTACCAAAGTGAGCCAAGTGAAAGATGAGCTGAGCCAGGAGAAACATAAGCTGAATCTAGAGAGAGATGAGCTGACCCAACAGATTAATAAGCTGAGCCAAGAGAGAGAAGAGCTGAGGGAGAGTCTGGAATTCATCCAgaagtttgacacattttcagttaaagACAACTGCCTCAACAAAA TATGTAAGCCCTGCACAGGTGACTGGATTCTCTTCAAGAAAAAATGCTACCTGTTTTACGACAAACCAGCTCCTTGGAAGACCTGGGAAGAAAGTCGAACGCTCTGTAAGAAAAGAGGAGCAGATTTGGTTGTTATTAATGATCTGGAGGAGCAG gaaTTTGTCAGTAAACATATCAAGTACTACCATAGTGAATACCATGGATACTGGATGGGATTACAGAAAGTTAACAACACCTGGACCTGGGTTGATGGACAAAGAGACACTCTAGG GTTCTGGGCGAAGAACACGGTCACCAGTCCGGGACCAAAAGCTCTGGTGATTCCAAGTCAAAATCCCTCAGAGagctggaagaaagaaaacaatgtgtttATGAACAAATTCATCTGTGAGCATAAGGCTCGACTGAGGTCCAACTGA
- the LOC111608043 gene encoding CD209 antigen-like has product MDDSRDNDSYPAVTSNNRKYSRESEEEEAEEEAKETSPLQSHLYLAGLGVFCVLLAGTAIYMSMKVNKQQENISNLTREKKKLTDQRKIIKNQELSRVSRVGEELFRKKEELSRMRTTLQLVNGDRALLSREMEQLSRETEELSQKRDELNQLYKEKDELSHTRDKLTQEIKRLTQERDKLSQEREELRESLEFIQKFDTFSVKDNCLNKICKPCTGDWILFKKKCYLFYDKPAPWKTWEESRTLCKKRGADLVVINDLEEQEFVSKHIKYYHSEHHGYWMGLQKVNNTWTWVDGRVNSLGFWAKNTVTSPGPKALVIPSQNPSESWKKENNVFMNKFICEHKARLRSN; this is encoded by the exons ATGGACGACAGCAGGGACAATGACTCCTATCCTGCAGTCACTAGTAACAATCGCAAATATTCTCGTGAAA gtgaagaagaagaagcagaggaagaagcAAAAGAAACATCACCCCTTCAGTCTCATCTGTACTTGGCGggtttgggggttttttgtgtcCTGCTAGCTGGAACAGCTATCTACA tgaGCATGAAGGTTAACAAGCAGCAGGAAAATATCAGTAATCtcacaagagaaaaaaagaaactgactgATCAAAGAAAGATAATAAAGAACCAGGAGCTGAGCCGAGTGAGCCGAGTGGGAGAGGAGCTGTTTCGAAAGAAGGAGGAGCTGAGCCGCATGAGAACTACGCTGCAGCTAGTGAACGGAGACAGAGCGTTGCTGAGCCGAGAGATGGAGCAGCTGAGCCGAGAGACGGAGGAGTTGAGCCAAAAGAGAGATGAGCTGAACCAGTTGTACAAAGAGAAAGATGAGCTGAGCCACACAAGAGATAAGTTAACCCAAGAGATTAAAAGGCTGACCCAAGAGAGAGACAAGCTGAGCCAAGAGAGAGAAGAGCTGAGGGAGAGTCTGGAATTCATCCAgaagtttgacacattttcagttaaagACAACTGCCTCAACAAAA TATGTAAGCCCTGCACAGGTGACTGGATTCTCTTCAAGAAAAAATGCTACCTGTTTTACGACAAACCAGCTCCTTGGAAGACCTGGGAAGAAAGTCGAACGCTCTGTAAGAAAAGAGGAGCAGATTTGGTTGTTATTAATGATCTGGAGGAGCAG gaaTTTGTCAGTAAACATATCAAGTACTACCATAGTGAACACCATGGATACTGGATGGGATTACAGAAAGTTAACAACACCTGGACCTGGGTTGATGGACGTGTAAACAGTCTTGG GTTCTGGGCGAAGAACACGGTCACCAGTCCGGGACCAAAAGCTCTGGTGATTCCAAGTCAAAATCCCTCAGAGagctggaagaaagaaaacaatgtgtttATGAACAAATTCATCTGTGAGCATAAGGCTCGACTGAGGTCCAACTGA